Proteins from a single region of Punica granatum isolate Tunisia-2019 chromosome 8, ASM765513v2, whole genome shotgun sequence:
- the LOC116188866 gene encoding trihelix transcription factor ASIL1, translated as MATPPSSPSPTKSPAPDSAAAANTAAAAASPLARPPPTAWSHQETVYLIQIYQDKWYAHKRAALKAPQWEEIATAVAARFGGTGKLPPKTPTQCRHKMEKLRKRFRAERQRGGGGPTGWPFYDLMDRLERGPKAPARPSSQLTHRAKSQNFHSNSHGFRGHHNEYDEDEEEEEDDYGRYDDNNNDDEEDGNYGRSQSINYILRRPTVVNRFPSDQSFSSSSVPGFMPRHLAPVPKKMREDVEEQGEQKEAQAEKERMRRVAVAEMAGEIRAFAETYVGMENAKMEMIRDAERSRLEMESKRMEMILDSQRKIVEAIAKALDRPQKGAAKIDQES; from the coding sequence ATGGCCACCCCTccctcctccccctccccGACCAAATCCCCCGCCCCCGACTCCGCCGCTGCTGCCAACACGGCCGCCGCCGCCGCGAGCCCCCTGGCCAGGCCTCCCCCCACGGCCTGGAGCCACCAGGAGACCGTATACCTGATTCAAATCTACCAGGACAAGTGGTACGCCCACAAGCGGGCCGCCCTCAAGGCCCCCCAGTGGGAAGAGATAGCCACCGCCGTGGCCGCCCGCTTTGGCGGCACCGGGAAACTCCCGCCCAAGACCCCCACCCAGTGCCGCCACAAAATGGAGAAGCTCCGCAAGCGGTTCCGCGCCGAGCGGCAGCGCGGTGGTGGCGGCCCCACTGGGTGGCCCTTTTACGACCTCATGGACCGCCTCGAGCGCGGCCCCAAGGCGCCTGCTCGCCCCAGCTCACAGTTAACCCATCGGGCCAAAAGTCAAAACTTCCACAGCAATAGTCATGGTTTCCGAGGTCATCACAATGAGTACGACGAGgacgaggaggaagaggaggatgaTTATGGTCGTTACGATGATAACAACAATGACGATGAGGAAGACGGTAATTACGGTCGGTCCCAGAGCATCAACTACATTCTCCGCCGGCCCACTGTGGTTAACCGGTTCCCGAGTGACCAGAGTTTCTCCAGCAGTTCCGTCCCGGGTTTTATGCCGAGGCACCTGGCGCCGGTACCAAAGAAGATGAGGGAGGACGTTGAAGAGCAGGGCGAGCAGAAGGAGGCGCAAGCAGAGAAGGAGCGGATGAGGAGGGTTGCTGTCGCGGAGATGGCTGGGGAGATACGGGCGTTTGCGGAGACCTATGTCGGGATGGAGAATGCGAAGATGGAGATGATAAGGGATGCTGAGCGAAGTAGGCTTGAGATGGAGAGCAAGAGGATGGAGATGATCCTCGATTCGCAGAGGAAGATTGTGGAGGCCATTGCCAAGGCATTGGACAGGCCCCAGAAGGGCGCAGCCAAGATTGATCAGGAATCGTGA
- the LOC116187596 gene encoding pentatricopeptide repeat-containing protein At5g48730, chloroplastic, producing MASLSSPGCSASYPLAYSHPRPGRYVRTKPIYPFKYELTTNSGADVSLAASSSTAGRDGGRKLRRTELAEETRGGIVDLEKLKEREEKERKEEINRKIASQKALSIILRREATKAVIEKKKGPNNSKKLLPRTVLEALHDRITALRWESALTVFELLREQLWYRPNPATYVELVVMLGKCKQPEKAHELFQAMIEEGCEPNSESYTALLSAYSRSGLFDRAFSLLEQMKSTRGCEPDVHTYSILIKSCVQVFDFNRVQGLLFDMEAQGVKPNTVTYNILIDAYGKAKMFAEMESTIAEMLREPNCEPDVWTMNSTLRAFGSSGQISTMETCYEKFQGAGIQPNIRTFNILLDSYAKAGNYDKMSSVMQYMQKYHYSWTIVTYNILIDAFGRAGDFKQMEHLFRLMQSERIKPNCVTFCSLVRAYGQAMKPEKVKSVLRLIENSDVMLDTVFFNCLVDAFGRMGCFAEMKDVLSMMKERGCKPDKITYRTMVKAYSVSGLSSHLKELQDELREGNI from the exons ATGGCGTCCCTCTCTAGTCCCGGCTGCTCCGCCTCCTACCCTCTTGCGTACAGTCACCCACGTCCCGGGAGATACGTACGGACGAAACCCATCTACCCATTTAAATATGAGCTCACGACCAATAGCGGCGCCGACGTCTCTCTCGCGGCGTCTTCATCTACAGCAGGCAGAGACGGAGGGCGGAAGCTGAGGAGAACTGAATTGGCAGAGGAGACAAGAGGCGGAATCGTAGACTTGGAGAAGCTCAAGGAGAGggaggagaaggagaggaaGGAGGAGATTAACAGGAAGATAGCGTCCCAGAAGGCATTGTCGATAATCCTAAGAAGAGAGGCCACGAAGGCTGTcattgagaagaagaagggaccCAACAACTCGAAGAAGCTGCTACCGAGGACGGTCCTTGAAGCCCTCCATGACAGGATCACTGCTCTCCGCTGGGAGTCTGCTCTCACG GTGTTTGAGCTTTTACGGGAGCAGCTCTGGTACAGGCCCAATCCGGCAACATACGTGGAGCTAGTAGTCATGCTTGGGAAATGTAAGCAACCTGAGAAGGCCCACGAGCTCTTCCAGGCCATGATCGAGGAAGGCTGTGAACCGAACAGTGAGTCCTATACTGCCCTGCTCTCGGCTTACAGTCGCAGCGGTCTCTTTGACAGGGCCTTCTCCCTTCTCGAGCAGATGAAGAGCACCAGAGGTTGTGAACCCGATGTTCACACTTACTCGATCCTCATAAAATCGTGTGTGCAGGTCTTCGATTTCAACAGGGTGCAGGGCTTGCTCTTCGATATGGAAGCTCAGGGAGTCAAACCCAACACAGTCACTTATAATATCCTCATTGATGCCTATGGGAAAGCGAAAAT GTTTGCTGAGATGGAATCTACGATAGCTGAAATGCTACGGGAACCCAATTGTGAGCCTGATGTCTGGACCATGAACTCCACACTGAGGGCCTTCGGAAGCAGCGGGCAAATATCAACAATGGAGACGTGTTACGAGAAGTTTCAGGGCGCAG GGATACAACCGAACATCAGGACCTTCAACATCCTCCTAGACTCCTATGCGAAGGCCGGTAACTATGATAAGATGAGCTCTGTGATGCAATACATGCAGAAGTACCACTACTCCTGGACGATTGTCACATACAACATCTTGATAGATGCATTTGGTAGGGCAGGGGATTTTAAGCAGATGGAGCATCTGTTTAGGCTTATGCAGTCGGAGAGGATAAAGCCTAACTGTGTAACCTTCTGTTCTCTTGTGAGAGCCTATGGGCAAGCTATGAAGCCTGAGAAAGTGAAGAGCGTTTTAAGGCTGATTGAGAACTCGGATGTAATGCTGGACACTGTCTTCTTCAACTGCCTGGTGGATGCTTTTGGGAGGATGGGGTGCTTCGCAGAGATGAAGGATGTGCTCAGCATGATGAAGGAGAGAGGATGTAAGCCTGATAAGATTACATACCGGACAATGGTGAAGGCCTATTCCGTTAGTGGGCTGAGTAGCCATTTGAAGGAGCTCCAGGACGAATTACGAGAAGGAAACATATGA
- the LOC116189270 gene encoding gibberellin-regulated protein 12-like has product MASLSFQSSFFFFFLFIASMCFIQLSNAGGEGSLTAAQCPGACAFRCSATSHRKPCLFFCNKCCQKCLCVPSGTYGHKEECPCYNNWKTQEGKPKCP; this is encoded by the exons ATGGCTAGCCTTTCATTTCAgtcctctttcttcttcttcttcctcttcattgCTTCAATGTGCTTCATTCAACTTTCAAAC GCCGGTGGAGAAGGATCTCTTACAGCCGCAC AATGTCCGGGGGCGTGTGCTTTTAGATGCTCTGCGACATCGCACAGGAAGCCATGCTTGTTCTTCTGCAACAAGTGCTGCCAGAAGTGCCTCTGCGTCCCGTCGGGAACGTATGGCCACAAGGAGGAGTGCCCGTGCTACAACAACTGGAAGACCCAGGAAGGGAAGCCCAAGTGCCCCTGA